In the genome of Bacillus sp. S3, one region contains:
- a CDS encoding GntR family transcriptional regulator, with translation MNFNHEDLNKSKKPLYIMVYDKLYKLIMEGTFPPDSRLPTEPELAKRLGVSRMTLRQALALLQDDGLVRNVHGKGNFITKSHQNHRTVGLEKVGNPLYKCHSEIIDEVELNFRIDLVSDYAEEVLQKKMAAVVAFERWYKSGEKVVAYSLTMMAVETVTELNLDLQNDMQLLAMLEEKVYELANSSTIEIKRSVAVNKMLQKYQLFKGEECDLILESVYISDQYPVVYNKYYIPKEFSQIRINAAK, from the coding sequence ATGAATTTCAATCATGAGGATTTGAATAAATCAAAAAAGCCATTATACATAATGGTCTACGATAAGCTATATAAACTAATTATGGAGGGGACCTTTCCTCCTGACAGCAGGCTGCCGACGGAACCTGAACTTGCTAAAAGATTGGGTGTAAGCAGAATGACGTTGAGACAGGCTTTGGCTCTTTTGCAAGATGATGGCTTGGTCAGGAATGTCCATGGGAAAGGGAACTTTATTACGAAATCCCATCAAAACCATCGAACAGTTGGCCTCGAGAAAGTGGGGAATCCGCTTTACAAATGTCATTCAGAAATAATCGATGAAGTGGAACTGAATTTCAGAATTGATTTAGTCAGCGACTATGCAGAGGAAGTATTACAGAAAAAGATGGCTGCCGTAGTTGCTTTCGAACGCTGGTATAAAAGTGGGGAAAAAGTAGTAGCCTATAGCCTTACAATGATGGCAGTCGAAACCGTGACTGAACTAAATTTGGATCTGCAGAATGACATGCAATTATTAGCGATGCTTGAAGAGAAGGTATATGAACTTGCCAATTCTTCAACTATTGAAATCAAACGATCCGTTGCCGTGAATAAAATGTTACAAAAATATCAACTCTTTAAAGGTGAGGAATGTGATTTAATCCTCGAAAGTGTTTATATAAGTGACCAATATCCGGTTGTCTATAATAAATACTATATTCCAAAAGAGTTCAGTCAAATCAGAATTAATGCAGCAAAATAG
- the deoD gene encoding purine-nucleoside phosphorylase, with protein MSTNELRETPHIKPNGVEIAETILLPGDPLRAKFIADTYLEDVVQFNDVRNMYGYTGTFKGKRISVMGTGMGTPSMSLYSWELIHIFGVKNLIRIGSCGAIQDQLNLYDIVIAMGASTDSNYVQQYNLPGQYSNIASFALLEKAKKVADEKGLPVHVGNVLSSDFFYNADQTALERWSKMGILCAEMETAGLYMNAAHAGVNALTILTVSDHIFRHEQTTTEERQTAFTNMMEIALELA; from the coding sequence ATGAGTACAAATGAATTAAGAGAAACGCCTCATATTAAACCAAATGGTGTAGAAATAGCGGAAACGATTCTTTTACCAGGGGATCCATTACGGGCAAAATTTATCGCCGATACCTATTTGGAGGATGTCGTCCAGTTTAATGACGTACGTAATATGTATGGATATACTGGAACATTTAAAGGAAAAAGAATTTCTGTTATGGGAACGGGTATGGGCACACCTAGTATGAGCCTTTATTCATGGGAGCTCATCCATATTTTTGGAGTGAAAAATTTAATTCGGATTGGTTCATGTGGAGCGATCCAAGACCAATTGAACTTGTATGATATTGTCATTGCAATGGGGGCATCAACTGACTCTAACTATGTCCAGCAATACAATCTTCCGGGGCAATATTCAAATATAGCTTCGTTTGCACTCTTAGAGAAAGCAAAGAAAGTAGCAGACGAAAAAGGTCTTCCTGTTCATGTAGGAAATGTCCTTTCCAGTGATTTCTTTTATAATGCGGACCAAACAGCTTTAGAAAGATGGAGTAAGATGGGCATTTTGTGTGCGGAGATGGAAACAGCAGGACTGTATATGAATGCAGCTCACGCGGGAGTGAATGCATTGACCATTTTAACCGTTAGTGACCATATATTTAGACATGAGCAAACAACAACGGAAGAAAGACAAACAGCGTTTACGAATATGATGGAAATTGCCTTGGAGCTTGCTTAA
- a CDS encoding MFS transporter — MNKSEAQDVTIKKAVPVLLLLFVLCLVIDNSFKIISVDMAKDFGISATTVSWQATLAGLVIGIGAVVYAALADSISIRRLLSVGIILICVGSLMGYVLQHSFVLVVISRIIQTAGLASAETLYVIFVTKHLPQNEQKKFLGFSTSSYALSLVIGSLTGGYVSTYLHWTSLFLVALITIVLLPFILKYLPKETGKAGFVDVIGLFLVGVIAAFLMLYISNFNWIYLLVFILAIFIFLAYISKNAKAFIDISFFKNKRFVSLLAVAFVIYSVQLAYIFLFPFLLENIYGLKLDTISLLLIPAYVLSATVGALSGKIAQFLGSKQSIIIAMAGITVSVLLGGLFIQSSVVVFVFSMILFSSSFALMYAPMIDSCVSTIAKEKSGTAVGFYNLVLNVAASIGIAYTAAMMDSASMKTNLLGYIHIANASMYSNILLILSIISAFSLVVYWGLVGRK; from the coding sequence ATGAATAAATCCGAAGCGCAAGACGTTACGATAAAAAAAGCTGTGCCAGTTCTATTATTATTGTTTGTTTTGTGCTTGGTAATTGATAATTCATTTAAAATTATTTCTGTAGATATGGCCAAAGACTTTGGAATTTCTGCAACAACAGTCAGCTGGCAAGCAACATTGGCTGGTCTTGTTATCGGCATTGGAGCCGTCGTGTATGCTGCTTTAGCTGACTCCATTAGTATTAGAAGATTATTAAGTGTGGGAATTATTCTAATTTGTGTGGGTTCATTAATGGGCTATGTGCTTCAACATTCATTTGTGCTTGTAGTTATCTCACGTATCATTCAAACAGCCGGGTTGGCTTCAGCAGAAACGTTATACGTAATTTTTGTTACGAAACATTTACCTCAAAATGAACAAAAGAAGTTTTTGGGATTTAGTACGAGCAGCTACGCCCTATCGCTTGTTATTGGTTCATTGACAGGTGGTTATGTATCAACATATTTACATTGGACAAGCCTATTTTTAGTTGCTCTTATCACCATCGTGCTTCTTCCTTTTATCTTGAAATATCTTCCAAAGGAAACAGGGAAGGCTGGCTTTGTTGATGTTATTGGCTTGTTCCTTGTAGGTGTTATTGCTGCGTTTCTAATGTTATATATTTCAAACTTCAATTGGATTTATTTACTGGTGTTTATTTTGGCGATTTTTATATTTCTTGCTTATATTAGCAAGAACGCCAAGGCATTCATTGATATTTCATTCTTCAAAAATAAACGGTTTGTTTCACTGCTTGCTGTAGCGTTTGTAATTTACTCGGTTCAATTAGCGTATATATTTCTATTTCCATTTTTGCTTGAAAACATTTATGGTTTGAAACTTGATACGATTTCTTTATTATTGATTCCAGCGTATGTTTTATCTGCCACAGTTGGTGCACTCTCTGGAAAAATTGCTCAATTTCTCGGAAGTAAGCAATCGATTATTATAGCAATGGCTGGCATTACTGTCAGTGTATTATTAGGTGGATTGTTTATCCAAAGTTCAGTGGTCGTGTTTGTTTTTTCAATGATACTATTCTCTAGTTCATTTGCACTCATGTACGCACCGATGATTGATTCATGTGTAAGTACAATTGCCAAGGAAAAATCCGGCACAGCGGTAGGCTTTTATAATCTCGTTCTGAATGTAGCCGCTTCAATTGGTATTGCCTATACAGCTGCGATGATGGATTCAGCTTCTATGAAAACTAATTTGTTGGGATATATCCACATTGCAAATGCATCCATGTATAGCAATATATTATTAATTTTATCCATAATCTCAGCTTTTAGTTTAGTTGTATATTGGGGATTGGTTGGGCGAAAGTAA
- a CDS encoding VanZ family protein produces the protein MKNKSLWLSIGLSQLIFMALFPIWLRLLSYLHPIVLAVVWLCVTILVFFVVYFARKETIPISKTIIISIVIVYSFGLLVLLFFRPSNQDYGQINLIPFKTIAGFLSGNGKFFVAFYNITANVLLFVPFGVVTLLLSKNPSRPKLFFIPGLIILLIETTQHLTKRGSMDIDDLILNLLGVWIGYVLYPAIHKVVKVKGS, from the coding sequence ATGAAAAACAAATCACTTTGGTTATCGATTGGATTATCCCAACTTATATTTATGGCTCTATTCCCCATCTGGTTACGGCTATTATCTTATCTACATCCTATTGTTCTGGCCGTCGTTTGGTTGTGTGTAACAATACTTGTGTTTTTTGTGGTTTACTTTGCGCGTAAAGAAACCATCCCTATCTCAAAAACTATCATTATTAGCATTGTAATCGTGTATAGTTTCGGCCTTTTGGTATTACTATTTTTCCGTCCGTCAAATCAGGATTATGGTCAAATTAATCTTATTCCATTTAAAACAATTGCAGGTTTTCTGTCAGGGAATGGGAAATTTTTCGTTGCTTTTTATAATATCACGGCTAATGTTTTGCTTTTCGTCCCGTTTGGTGTCGTTACCCTTTTATTATCCAAAAACCCATCGAGACCTAAGCTGTTTTTTATACCTGGCTTGATTATTCTTCTAATTGAAACGACTCAACACCTGACAAAGCGGGGCAGTATGGATATTGATGATTTGATCTTAAATTTGCTGGGGGTATGGATTGGCTATGTTTTGTATCCGGCGATTCATAAAGTGGTGAAGGTCAAAGGTTCTTAA
- a CDS encoding AraC family transcriptional regulator: MGWVESLQRAIDYMEEHLLETISMKKIANQANVSVFHFQRTFAILTDITVGEYIRRRRLTLAAQELSHTNSKIIDIALKYGYDTPEAFTKAFRRQHGITPSQARNYRGMLKSYNRLMIQVSLKGADPMNYKIVEREGFQVVGVKREFSCVNGENLIGIPKMWDDANTEGTSDLLIQLNNGEIKGLLGVCVENTDQQSPLIDYWIAAESVGDVPEGFLTLEIPPSKWVVFEVHGAMPDAIQKVWKQIYSEWFPSNHYKPAGTPELEVYFEGDPWSTDYYSEIWIPLMEELK; this comes from the coding sequence ATGGGATGGGTCGAATCGTTGCAAAGGGCAATCGACTATATGGAAGAGCATTTATTAGAGACAATTTCTATGAAAAAAATTGCGAATCAAGCCAATGTCTCGGTATTTCATTTTCAACGTACTTTTGCAATTTTAACAGATATTACGGTTGGTGAGTATATTCGCCGCAGACGATTAACTCTCGCTGCGCAAGAACTCTCACATACTAACAGTAAAATTATAGACATCGCCCTGAAATATGGCTATGACACTCCTGAAGCTTTTACCAAAGCATTTCGGAGGCAACACGGGATTACACCTAGCCAAGCAAGAAATTACCGTGGAATGCTGAAATCGTATAACCGCCTGATGATTCAGGTGAGTCTGAAGGGAGCAGATCCGATGAATTACAAAATTGTCGAAAGAGAAGGTTTCCAAGTTGTTGGCGTCAAGAGAGAGTTTTCATGTGTAAATGGGGAGAATCTAATTGGCATCCCAAAAATGTGGGATGATGCTAATACCGAAGGGACCAGCGATTTACTAATCCAGTTAAATAACGGGGAAATCAAAGGACTTCTGGGCGTATGCGTCGAAAATACAGATCAACAATCACCATTAATCGATTACTGGATTGCTGCTGAATCCGTTGGGGACGTTCCTGAAGGTTTTTTGACGCTTGAAATCCCGCCATCGAAGTGGGTTGTTTTCGAGGTTCACGGTGCGATGCCCGATGCTATCCAGAAGGTATGGAAGCAAATCTATTCAGAATGGTTTCCTTCCAATCACTATAAGCCTGCCGGTACTCCCGAATTAGAAGTCTATTTTGAGGGAGATCCGTGGAGCACTGATTACTATTCCGAAATTTGGATTCCATTAATGGAAGAACTGAAGTAA